The Deinococcus koreensis genome window below encodes:
- a CDS encoding dienelactone hydrolase family protein codes for MTAIPARLRRMAELLLFHHAQGQTAGFLAFADDLRRAGHVVHTPDLYGGRSFDTLEAGIAHARELGFGTLLENGVRAADGLSPELVYAGFSLGAMPAQKLAQTRPGARGALLFHGCVPVSEFGDRWPADVPVQIHAMQGDPFFEEDQEAAQALVDEAAQAELFLYPGDQHLFTDRGLPAHDEGAASLLLQRVLAFLTPR; via the coding sequence GTGACGGCAATCCCCGCTAGGCTCCGGCGGATGGCTGAACTCCTGCTCTTCCACCACGCCCAAGGTCAGACCGCCGGTTTCCTCGCCTTCGCCGACGACCTGCGCCGCGCCGGACACGTGGTGCACACGCCCGACCTCTACGGTGGACGAAGCTTCGACACCCTCGAAGCGGGGATCGCCCACGCCAGAGAACTCGGGTTCGGCACCCTCTTGGAGAACGGCGTGCGAGCGGCCGACGGGCTGTCTCCCGAGCTGGTCTACGCCGGGTTCTCGCTGGGGGCCATGCCAGCCCAGAAGCTGGCCCAGACGCGCCCTGGGGCGCGAGGGGCGCTGCTCTTCCACGGCTGTGTGCCCGTCTCGGAATTCGGAGACCGGTGGCCGGCGGACGTCCCCGTTCAGATTCATGCCATGCAGGGCGACCCCTTCTTCGAGGAGGATCAGGAGGCAGCCCAGGCGCTGGTAGACGAAGCGGCACAGGCGGAACTGTTCCTGTATCCAGGAGATCAGCACCTCTTCACGGATCGCGGCCTCCCGGCCCACGACGAGGGGGCCGCCTCGCTGCTCCTGCAGCGTGTGCTGGCTTTTTTGACCCCGCGCTGA
- a CDS encoding glycoside hydrolase family 31 protein gives MRFSDYVVGGLAAFQGGRQGENQGAGAAGAGPATGPAAGQASEVLLWGETDALAVSAPLPGVLRLRLAPEARASSLSFPRLGAKRSFAVRPDLGAPLPLSVQEADTTLSVVGGGLSLELNRMSGEWQVSTGNGPGSGSAARVLVSARAWSGEAPAPRPPLDAERFALRRTRLSLDAPEGAAFLGFGEKVGPLDKRGQHLTFWNTDCFPHHTETDPLYVSIPFTTVLHGGLAHGIFIDETWRMEADVARSHPGELRLASAGPELDVYVLSGPRPADVLRRYAELTGYAPMPPLWALGAAQSRWGYRTEGDLRGVIQGYRERDLPLDSVYVDIDYMDAFKVWTVNRSNFPDMRAFVKEAAAEGVKLVPIIDPGIKVEAGYDVYEEAVRGDHLVRTARGDVLVGEVWPDPAVFPDFTRPEVVTWWAGRHRLFADLGIQGQWNDMNEPASFSLKAPRETEGKTLPYDARHGTRLHLEVHNAYANPMSEASRLGYAKFSPGIRPWILTRAGSAGIQRHAAVWTGDNTSNWSHLALSLPMIGGLGLSGVPFVGADVGGFAEDSTGELLARWYQAAVGYAFLRNHSALGTADQEPWRFGEPYLGVIRAALELRYRLLPYLYTLAHTATRSGLPILRPLALHHPADENAVQEDSAYLLGEGLLVAPILRAGHRRRLVYLPQGRWAPAFNLAQFGRLEAGGAHVLAEAPLDTLPLYLKAGHAVPMTEAALHTTTARWERLSWLAHAGPEGFVGQLYEDDGDGPARGRLTRLMGERQGRVLTIRRESEGAAGSLPGQAEPRETLQIVGLEHTRQVQGAASFAYEDGVLRLNLPARWSTVTVELDEEEGEEG, from the coding sequence ATGCGATTCTCAGATTACGTGGTGGGGGGGCTGGCGGCGTTCCAGGGCGGTCGCCAGGGGGAGAACCAGGGGGCCGGGGCGGCCGGTGCTGGGCCGGCGACTGGGCCGGCTGCCGGGCAGGCCAGCGAAGTGCTGCTCTGGGGCGAGACCGATGCGCTGGCGGTCAGCGCCCCCCTGCCGGGCGTGCTGCGCCTGCGGCTGGCCCCGGAGGCCCGCGCCAGCAGCCTGAGTTTTCCCCGGCTGGGCGCCAAACGCTCCTTTGCCGTGCGGCCGGATCTGGGCGCTCCCCTGCCCCTGAGCGTGCAGGAGGCCGACACGACCCTGAGCGTGGTGGGCGGCGGGCTGTCGCTGGAGCTGAACCGCATGAGCGGCGAGTGGCAGGTGAGCACCGGCAACGGCCCAGGCAGCGGATCGGCGGCGCGGGTGCTGGTGTCGGCGCGGGCCTGGAGCGGCGAGGCGCCGGCCCCCCGCCCCCCGCTGGACGCCGAACGCTTCGCGCTGCGCCGCACGCGCCTGAGTCTGGACGCCCCGGAGGGCGCGGCCTTCCTGGGCTTCGGCGAGAAGGTGGGGCCGCTCGACAAGCGCGGCCAGCACCTCACCTTCTGGAACACCGACTGTTTTCCCCACCACACCGAGACCGACCCGCTGTACGTCTCTATCCCCTTTACCACCGTGCTGCACGGCGGGCTGGCGCACGGCATCTTCATCGACGAGACCTGGCGTATGGAGGCGGACGTGGCCCGCAGCCACCCCGGGGAGCTGCGCCTGGCCTCGGCGGGGCCGGAACTCGACGTGTACGTGCTCTCGGGGCCGCGCCCGGCAGACGTGCTGCGCCGCTACGCCGAACTGACCGGGTACGCGCCGATGCCGCCGCTGTGGGCGCTGGGCGCCGCGCAGAGCCGCTGGGGCTACCGCACCGAAGGCGACCTGCGCGGGGTGATCCAGGGCTACCGCGAGCGTGACCTGCCACTGGACTCGGTATACGTGGACATCGACTACATGGACGCTTTCAAGGTCTGGACCGTGAACCGCTCGAATTTCCCGGACATGCGGGCGTTTGTCAAGGAAGCCGCCGCAGAGGGCGTGAAACTGGTGCCGATCATCGACCCCGGCATCAAGGTCGAGGCCGGCTACGACGTCTACGAGGAGGCCGTCAGGGGCGACCATCTGGTGCGCACGGCGCGCGGGGACGTGCTGGTGGGCGAGGTCTGGCCCGACCCGGCGGTCTTCCCCGATTTCACGCGCCCCGAGGTCGTGACCTGGTGGGCCGGGCGCCACCGGCTGTTCGCCGACCTGGGCATCCAGGGCCAGTGGAACGACATGAACGAGCCGGCCTCGTTCAGCCTGAAAGCCCCCCGCGAGACCGAGGGCAAGACCCTGCCCTACGACGCCCGCCACGGCACGCGGCTCCACCTGGAGGTGCACAACGCCTACGCCAACCCCATGAGCGAGGCCAGCCGCCTGGGCTACGCCAAGTTCAGCCCCGGCATCCGCCCCTGGATCCTCACGCGGGCCGGCTCCGCGGGTATCCAGCGCCACGCGGCGGTCTGGACGGGCGACAACACGTCCAACTGGTCGCATCTGGCCCTCAGCCTGCCCATGATCGGGGGGCTGGGCCTGAGCGGCGTGCCCTTCGTGGGCGCCGACGTGGGGGGCTTCGCCGAGGACTCCACCGGGGAGCTGCTGGCGCGCTGGTATCAGGCGGCGGTGGGCTACGCCTTCCTGCGCAACCACTCGGCGCTGGGCACGGCGGATCAGGAGCCGTGGCGCTTCGGCGAGCCCTACCTGGGCGTGATCCGCGCGGCGCTGGAACTGCGCTACCGCCTGCTGCCCTACCTGTACACGCTGGCCCACACGGCCACCCGCAGCGGCCTGCCGATCCTGCGCCCGCTGGCCCTGCACCATCCGGCCGACGAGAACGCCGTGCAGGAAGACAGCGCGTACCTGCTGGGCGAGGGCCTGCTGGTGGCGCCGATCCTGCGCGCCGGGCACCGCCGGCGGCTGGTCTACCTGCCCCAGGGCCGCTGGGCGCCCGCCTTCAACCTCGCCCAGTTCGGACGCCTGGAAGCGGGCGGCGCCCACGTGCTGGCCGAGGCGCCCCTGGACACCCTGCCCCTGTACCTGAAAGCCGGCCACGCCGTGCCCATGACCGAGGCCGCGCTCCACACGACCACCGCCCGCTGGGAGAGGCTGTCGTGGCTGGCGCACGCCGGCCCGGAGGGCTTTGTCGGGCAGCTCTACGAGGACGACGGCGACGGCCCGGCGCGCGGCCGCCTGACCCGCCTGATGGGCGAACGCCAGGGCAGGGTGCTGACCATCCGGCGGGAGTCGGAGGGCGCCGCCGGCTCCCTGCCCGGTCAGGCCGAGCCCCGCGAGACCCTGCAGATCGTGGGCCTGGAGCACACCCGCCAGGTGCAGGGCGCGGCCTCCTTCGCCTACGAGGACGGTGTGCTGCGCCTGAACCTCCCCGCCCGCTGGTCGACCGTGACCGTCGAACTGGACGAGGAGGAGGGGGAGGAGGGCTGA
- a CDS encoding ribonuclease H, which produces MNHAFVDASWHELPDSSGVGGWGLVLITPGNLPSRFQGQLEAPDNNLAEVRAVLEAVRLAPPDETLHVYTDNEAVIAAVGRGRGPAMLHEAAREVMDEAQQRGVALRVGYAPRTRRHMLTAHDLANEARRGIRGLGLNGLGTNGLGASSLGASGLGALVERSDVLIEHRSGWTQARVSLRRSGERVTALIPLDLHSEVPPSAQALMAAVGLAQPGEALTVRRASRVAQALWQRPERALRSAAQSQLREARLVADSSGVQVEFLAS; this is translated from the coding sequence GTGAATCACGCATTCGTGGATGCGAGCTGGCACGAATTGCCAGACAGTTCAGGTGTGGGCGGCTGGGGGCTAGTGCTGATCACGCCGGGGAACCTGCCGTCGCGCTTCCAGGGGCAACTGGAGGCGCCGGACAACAACCTGGCCGAGGTGCGCGCGGTGCTGGAGGCCGTGCGGCTGGCCCCCCCGGACGAGACCCTGCACGTGTATACCGACAACGAGGCCGTGATCGCGGCGGTGGGACGCGGGCGCGGGCCGGCGATGCTGCACGAGGCCGCCCGCGAGGTCATGGACGAGGCCCAGCAGCGTGGGGTGGCCCTGCGGGTGGGCTACGCGCCCCGCACCCGCCGCCACATGCTCACGGCGCACGACCTGGCGAACGAGGCGCGGCGGGGCATCAGGGGGCTGGGCCTGAATGGACTGGGCACCAATGGACTGGGCGCAAGTAGTCTGGGCGCAAGTGGTCTGGGCGCCCTGGTCGAGCGCTCGGACGTGCTGATCGAGCACCGCAGCGGCTGGACGCAGGCGCGGGTCAGCCTGCGCCGCTCCGGCGAGCGGGTCACCGCGCTCATTCCCCTGGACCTGCATTCCGAGGTGCCGCCCAGCGCCCAGGCCCTGATGGCGGCGGTGGGGCTGGCGCAGCCCGGCGAGGCGCTGACGGTGCGCCGGGCCAGCCGCGTGGCCCAGGCGCTGTGGCAGAGGCCCGAGCGTGCCCTGCGCTCGGCCGCCCAGTCGCAGCTCCGCGAGGCGCGGCTGGTGGCCGACTCCAGCGGCGTGCAGGTGGAATTCCTGGCCTCGTGA
- a CDS encoding helix-turn-helix domain-containing protein, with protein sequence MESAPFPAAAVVRARRQLLGIGLETLAAEAGLSVELLQALERGDFDPRSLHQKARSVLEKRLDITL encoded by the coding sequence ATGGAATCGGCGCCTTTTCCGGCAGCAGCAGTGGTGCGGGCCCGGCGTCAGCTGCTGGGGATCGGGCTGGAGACGCTGGCCGCCGAGGCCGGGCTGAGCGTGGAACTGCTGCAGGCGCTGGAGCGCGGGGACTTCGATCCGCGCAGCCTGCACCAGAAGGCCAGATCGGTGCTGGAAAAGCGGCTGGACATCACGCTTTAA
- the pyrE gene encoding orotate phosphoribosyltransferase → MDVLKLYQEAGAYHEGHFLLASGRHSPKFLQSTTLLQHPRLTEQVGAALAQRLTERGVQPDFVIGPAMGGVVLAYEVARSLNTRAIFAEKDGQGGMKIREAFSIREGETFVAVEDVLTTGGSVLKAVLAAERAGGQCAGIACIVDRRQQVGNLSGYPLISLTRLVFETYLPDEVPEWLAAIPLQEI, encoded by the coding sequence ATGGACGTGCTCAAGCTCTATCAGGAAGCCGGCGCCTACCACGAGGGCCACTTTCTGCTCGCCAGCGGGCGCCACAGCCCCAAGTTCCTGCAGAGCACCACGCTGCTCCAGCATCCCCGGCTGACCGAACAGGTCGGGGCGGCCCTGGCGCAGCGCCTCACGGAGCGCGGCGTCCAGCCGGACTTCGTGATCGGCCCGGCGATGGGCGGCGTGGTGCTGGCCTACGAGGTCGCCCGCTCCCTGAACACCCGCGCCATCTTCGCCGAGAAAGACGGCCAGGGCGGCATGAAGATCCGGGAAGCTTTCAGCATCCGCGAGGGCGAGACCTTCGTGGCCGTCGAGGACGTGCTCACCACCGGGGGCAGCGTGCTCAAGGCGGTGCTGGCGGCCGAGCGGGCGGGCGGGCAGTGTGCGGGGATCGCCTGCATCGTCGACCGGCGCCAGCAGGTGGGGAACCTCAGCGGCTATCCGCTGATCTCCCTGACCCGGCTGGTCTTCGAGACCTACCTGCCGGACGAGGTGCCCGAGTGGCTGGCGGCGATTCCCCTGCAGGAGATCTGA
- a CDS encoding putative bifunctional diguanylate cyclase/phosphodiesterase produces the protein MLNFIFTPSARSWRKDFLYTLPLTALYQVMMLALFPLLTQSVAMISLLWVPAWAFLLGTRAGLFVAVGTIIVHQLTFALWRPLTDLTVGDLASALMGALLSLLGAVASGGLRKLLIRLRSLEVAVHSTTDGIAITDLGLLEEGPRLHFANSSFLQESGQALGAPALSRFAGQIDPAWQQELGRALDSGGTFVRQLSLPGDAGQSERVVELRINGIRDGRQRPSRMVLVQRDVTAYKRLEQRLLHQAQHDPLTGLPNRAAFEAQLEGALQRAASPFAVLLLDLDGFKLVNDTLGHGVGDELLIQVGQRLRYTLRPNDLVARLGGDEFVVVTSPLAQEADAQVISERILKAFHDPFEIAGQELHVRTSVGVSLWPADGQDGSSLLKHADLAMYCAKQAGKNEVRFFASAMHGAAQEQAQLERRLRRALDSGAFRLHYQPVVTLGGAESSTFEALLRWTDAELGPVEPDRFIPAAESSGLIVPLGHWVLEEACRQLRGWHDAGHESFRVSVNVSPLQFEQATFVDDLTATLERHGVSPAALTLELTERLIVRDLSGAQHKMKALRACGVEVWIDDLGAGQTALSYLLRLPLSGVKIDRSFVQTLDDTGTGQMVQAMVALARALKLGVVAEGVETPEQLRSMQTLGCEQVQGFLLGRPMPAEAVVPWVGGRALEAQPGAQPGSEELPASCH, from the coding sequence ATGCTGAACTTCATCTTCACTCCCTCGGCCAGGTCATGGCGAAAAGACTTCCTGTACACCCTGCCGCTCACCGCCCTGTATCAGGTGATGATGCTGGCGCTCTTTCCGCTGCTGACGCAATCGGTGGCCATGATCTCCCTGCTGTGGGTGCCGGCGTGGGCCTTCTTACTCGGAACGCGCGCCGGCCTGTTCGTGGCGGTCGGCACGATCATCGTCCATCAGCTGACGTTCGCCCTCTGGCGACCCCTGACGGATCTCACGGTGGGCGACCTCGCCAGCGCGCTGATGGGTGCGCTGCTGAGCCTGCTGGGAGCTGTGGCGAGCGGGGGCCTCCGCAAGCTGCTGATCCGGCTCCGCAGTCTGGAGGTCGCGGTTCACAGCACCACCGACGGCATCGCCATCACGGATCTCGGGCTGCTGGAGGAGGGCCCCCGGCTGCACTTCGCCAACTCCAGTTTCCTGCAGGAGTCCGGGCAAGCCTTAGGGGCACCGGCGCTGAGCCGCTTCGCGGGCCAGATCGACCCGGCCTGGCAACAGGAGCTGGGCCGGGCGCTGGACAGCGGCGGCACCTTCGTGCGCCAGCTCAGCCTGCCGGGCGACGCCGGCCAGTCGGAGCGGGTCGTGGAACTCCGGATCAACGGCATCCGCGACGGTCGGCAGCGGCCCTCGCGGATGGTGCTGGTGCAGCGCGACGTGACCGCCTATAAACGGCTGGAACAGCGCCTGCTGCACCAGGCCCAGCACGACCCCCTGACCGGGCTGCCCAACCGCGCGGCCTTCGAGGCGCAGCTGGAGGGCGCCCTTCAGCGCGCGGCCAGCCCCTTCGCGGTGCTGCTGCTGGATCTCGACGGCTTCAAGCTGGTCAATGACACCCTGGGGCACGGGGTCGGCGACGAGCTGCTGATCCAGGTCGGGCAGCGGCTCCGCTACACGCTGCGCCCGAACGATCTGGTGGCGCGGCTGGGCGGCGACGAATTCGTGGTGGTCACCTCCCCGCTGGCCCAGGAAGCCGATGCCCAGGTGATTTCGGAGCGCATCCTGAAGGCCTTCCACGACCCCTTCGAGATCGCGGGCCAGGAACTGCACGTGCGAACCTCGGTGGGCGTGAGCCTCTGGCCCGCCGACGGCCAGGACGGCTCCAGCCTGCTCAAACACGCCGATCTGGCCATGTACTGCGCCAAACAGGCCGGCAAGAACGAGGTGCGCTTCTTCGCTTCCGCCATGCACGGGGCCGCGCAGGAGCAGGCCCAGCTGGAGCGCCGGCTGCGCCGGGCTCTGGACTCGGGCGCCTTCCGCCTGCACTACCAGCCGGTGGTAACCCTGGGCGGCGCGGAGTCCAGCACCTTCGAGGCGCTGCTGCGCTGGACAGACGCGGAACTGGGGCCAGTCGAGCCCGACCGCTTCATTCCGGCTGCCGAGAGCAGCGGGCTGATCGTGCCGCTGGGCCACTGGGTGCTGGAGGAGGCCTGCCGGCAGCTGCGCGGCTGGCACGACGCCGGCCACGAGTCCTTCCGGGTCAGTGTCAACGTCTCGCCGCTGCAGTTCGAGCAGGCCACCTTCGTCGACGACCTGACGGCCACCCTGGAACGCCACGGGGTCTCGCCGGCCGCGCTGACGCTGGAGCTGACCGAGCGGCTGATCGTGCGTGACCTCTCCGGCGCGCAGCACAAGATGAAGGCTCTCAGGGCCTGCGGCGTGGAGGTCTGGATCGACGACCTGGGGGCCGGCCAGACAGCGCTGAGCTACCTGCTGCGCCTGCCCCTGAGCGGCGTCAAGATCGACCGCTCCTTCGTGCAGACCCTGGACGACACCGGCACCGGCCAGATGGTGCAGGCGATGGTGGCGCTGGCCCGCGCCCTGAAGCTCGGCGTGGTGGCCGAGGGCGTCGAGACCCCGGAACAGCTGCGCTCGATGCAGACGCTGGGCTGCGAGCAGGTGCAGGGCTTTCTGCTGGGCCGCCCGATGCCCGCCGAGGCGGTGGTGCCCTGGGTCGGCGGGCGGGCGCTCGAAGCGCAGCCGGGTGCTCAGCCGGGTTCAGAGGAGCTTCCGGCCTCCTGCCATTAG
- a CDS encoding ABC transporter ATP-binding protein has product MTTTSPTPSKTASDRTFALSKRLFVYKPGLFAFNLLMWSMIHASPALLTLAISGVFRSLENAEALKTGGQALDPAIAAAWVAVGWFAFVRVSRIGIFYGGFRAWIELWYTLDALVRRNLMGYLLTAPGSRRLPDTPAEAVSRFRDDVDDVAGYTEVWVDGAGFVLYSLVAITLMARVDPWITLLVCAPLLLMVAFVQRLSPTIRSYRRRMREATARVTDFVGETFGAVSAVKLAAREDSMVAHLRSLGETRRHAALRDVLLTELIRGVNANMVNIAVGLVLLLGATKVRGGALDIADFVLFIGLLPRLTGSMGFFGDAIARHRRTGVSYDRMTRLLQDAPDSRIVEHHDLFLSGEPAAPAAAPPRLPLDELRVEGLTATHESGLGVQDASFSVRRGEFVVVTGRIGSGKSTLLRALLGLIPAQGGEVRWNGQPVGDPATFFVPPRSAYTAQLPGLFSDTLRENVLSGSREDRLERAVRLAVLDSDLGQLPQGLDTPVGARGVKLSGGQVQRTAVARMLARDADLLVFDDVSSALDARTEAQLWDGLFSELDATCLVVSHRRAALTRADKILLMQGGKVVDTGTLDELLERSEEMRALWAEDVAE; this is encoded by the coding sequence ATGACGACCACTTCCCCCACCCCATCCAAAACTGCTTCCGACCGCACCTTCGCGCTCTCGAAGCGGCTGTTCGTGTACAAGCCCGGCCTGTTCGCCTTCAACCTGCTGATGTGGAGCATGATCCACGCCTCGCCGGCGCTGCTGACCCTGGCGATCAGCGGGGTGTTCCGCTCGCTGGAGAATGCCGAGGCGCTGAAGACGGGCGGGCAGGCGCTCGACCCCGCCATCGCCGCTGCGTGGGTCGCGGTCGGCTGGTTCGCCTTCGTGCGGGTCAGCCGCATCGGCATCTTCTACGGCGGCTTCCGCGCCTGGATCGAGCTGTGGTACACGCTGGACGCGCTGGTGCGCCGCAACCTGATGGGCTACCTGCTCACCGCGCCGGGCTCGCGCCGCCTGCCCGACACCCCCGCCGAGGCGGTCAGCCGCTTCCGCGACGATGTGGACGACGTGGCCGGCTACACCGAGGTCTGGGTGGACGGCGCCGGCTTCGTGCTGTACTCGCTGGTGGCGATCACGCTGATGGCGCGGGTCGACCCCTGGATCACCCTGCTGGTGTGCGCGCCCCTGCTGCTGATGGTGGCCTTCGTGCAGCGGCTCTCCCCCACCATCCGCTCGTACCGCCGCCGGATGCGCGAGGCGACCGCCCGCGTGACCGACTTCGTGGGCGAGACCTTCGGGGCCGTGAGCGCCGTGAAGCTGGCCGCCCGCGAGGACTCCATGGTCGCGCACCTCAGAAGCCTGGGCGAGACCCGCCGCCACGCCGCCCTGCGCGACGTGCTGCTCACCGAGCTGATCCGCGGCGTGAACGCCAACATGGTGAATATCGCCGTGGGGCTGGTGCTGCTGCTGGGCGCCACCAAGGTGCGCGGCGGGGCGCTGGATATCGCCGACTTCGTGCTGTTCATCGGGCTGCTGCCGCGCCTGACCGGCTCGATGGGCTTCTTCGGCGACGCCATCGCCCGCCACCGCCGCACCGGGGTCAGCTACGACCGCATGACCCGCCTGCTGCAGGACGCGCCGGACAGCCGGATCGTCGAGCATCACGACCTGTTCCTGAGCGGCGAACCGGCGGCGCCGGCGGCCGCGCCCCCCAGGCTGCCGCTCGACGAACTGCGCGTGGAGGGGCTCACCGCCACCCATGAGAGCGGTCTGGGCGTACAGGACGCCAGCTTCAGCGTGCGGCGCGGCGAATTCGTGGTCGTGACCGGGCGCATCGGCAGCGGCAAGAGCACCCTGCTGCGCGCCCTGCTGGGCCTGATTCCGGCCCAGGGCGGCGAGGTGCGCTGGAACGGCCAGCCGGTGGGCGACCCCGCCACCTTCTTCGTGCCGCCCCGCAGCGCCTACACCGCGCAGCTGCCGGGCCTGTTCAGCGACACCCTGCGCGAGAACGTGCTGAGCGGCAGCCGCGAAGACCGCCTGGAGCGGGCCGTGCGCCTGGCGGTGCTGGACAGCGACCTGGGGCAGCTCCCGCAGGGCCTGGACACCCCGGTCGGGGCGCGCGGCGTGAAGCTGTCGGGCGGGCAGGTGCAGCGCACGGCGGTGGCCCGGATGCTCGCCCGCGACGCCGACCTGCTGGTCTTCGACGACGTGAGCAGTGCCCTGGACGCCCGCACCGAGGCCCAGCTGTGGGACGGCCTGTTCAGCGAACTGGACGCCACCTGTCTGGTGGTCAGCCACCGCCGCGCCGCCCTGACCCGGGCAGACAAGATCCTGCTGATGCAGGGCGGCAAGGTCGTAGACACGGGCACGCTGGACGAGCTGCTGGAACGCAGCGAGGAGATGCGGGCGCTGTGGGCGGAGGACGTGGCCGAGTAA
- a CDS encoding ABC transporter ATP-binding protein, with protein MTADAQRPPQLTPTPHRRSSTLGVLGTYLGPLKWQVMGLAALLLTGVGLNLLLPQLLRRFVDNAKLGAGADPGLLARLAGFYIALAVGVQLMNAGATFVGARVGWTATNRLRADLMAHLLSLDMREHKERTPGEMIERIDGDVTALSNFFSQFAVRVFGAALLLTGALVMFYRVDWRVGLGVTAFTGITLGAMNRVRKLGVEPTRLERESSAKLFSFVEERLSGLDDIRALGAGGHHLNAFLRTQREFFGRSVLSWRRRSVVWQLSMILFAVGYVGVLVAAVGLYAAGSITLGTAFLMYQYMSLVEEPIDQLTQQLQELQKAGASLGRVGEILSLRSAIVDGTRSLPAGPLELEFEDVDFTYTQDEPGIRGVLRGVSFTLPAGQTLGLLGRTGSGKTTLTRLVSRLYDATSGQVRLGGVDVRDVPLKALRGRVAVVTQDVQLFQASVRDNLSFFDASVSDERVEAALREVGLGRWLSRLEHGVRTPLPTGSLSAGEAQLLAFARVILLDPAVIILDEPSSRLDPATEGLLTAAMTRLLAGRTAIIIAHRLDTVARADRILVLGGGEVLEDGVRAELAHLPRGHYAGLLQAGVLDDGEGVLA; from the coding sequence ATGACCGCCGACGCCCAGCGCCCGCCCCAGCTCACGCCGACGCCACACCGACGAAGTTCCACGCTGGGGGTGCTGGGCACGTACCTGGGGCCGCTGAAATGGCAGGTGATGGGTCTGGCCGCGCTGCTGCTGACCGGCGTGGGCCTGAACCTGCTGCTGCCGCAACTGCTCCGGCGCTTCGTGGACAACGCCAAGCTGGGCGCCGGGGCCGATCCGGGGCTGCTGGCGCGCCTGGCGGGGTTCTATATCGCCCTGGCGGTGGGCGTGCAGCTCATGAACGCCGGAGCGACCTTCGTGGGCGCGCGGGTGGGCTGGACGGCCACCAACCGCCTGCGCGCCGACCTGATGGCGCATCTGCTCTCGCTGGACATGCGCGAGCACAAGGAGCGCACCCCCGGCGAGATGATCGAGCGCATCGACGGCGACGTGACCGCCCTGAGCAACTTCTTCTCGCAGTTCGCGGTGCGGGTCTTCGGCGCGGCCCTGCTGCTGACCGGGGCGCTCGTGATGTTCTACCGGGTCGACTGGCGTGTGGGGCTGGGCGTCACGGCCTTCACGGGGATCACGCTGGGTGCCATGAACCGCGTCCGCAAGCTGGGTGTCGAGCCCACCCGCCTGGAACGCGAGAGCAGCGCGAAACTCTTCAGCTTCGTCGAGGAGCGGCTCTCCGGCCTGGACGACATCCGCGCGCTGGGGGCCGGCGGGCACCACCTGAACGCCTTCCTGCGTACCCAGCGCGAATTTTTCGGCCGCTCGGTGCTGTCCTGGCGGCGGCGCAGCGTGGTCTGGCAGCTCAGCATGATCCTGTTCGCGGTGGGCTACGTGGGCGTGCTGGTGGCAGCCGTGGGCCTGTACGCGGCGGGCTCGATCACGCTGGGCACCGCCTTCCTGATGTACCAGTACATGAGCCTGGTGGAAGAACCCATCGACCAGCTCACGCAGCAGCTTCAGGAGCTGCAGAAGGCCGGGGCCAGCCTGGGCCGCGTGGGCGAGATCCTGAGCCTGAGGAGCGCCATCGTGGACGGCACGCGGAGCCTGCCCGCCGGGCCGCTGGAACTGGAGTTCGAGGACGTGGACTTCACGTACACGCAGGATGAGCCCGGCATCCGGGGCGTGCTGCGCGGCGTGAGCTTCACCCTGCCCGCCGGGCAGACGCTGGGCCTGCTGGGCCGCACCGGCAGCGGCAAGACCACCCTGACCCGGCTGGTCTCGCGCCTGTACGACGCGACTTCCGGGCAGGTGCGCCTGGGCGGGGTGGACGTGCGGGACGTGCCCCTGAAGGCGCTGCGGGGGCGCGTGGCGGTGGTCACGCAGGACGTGCAGCTCTTTCAGGCCAGCGTGCGCGACAACCTGAGCTTCTTCGACGCCTCCGTCAGCGACGAGCGGGTCGAGGCCGCGCTGCGCGAGGTCGGGCTGGGCCGGTGGCTCTCTCGTCTGGAACACGGCGTCCGCACGCCGCTTCCCACCGGCAGCCTGTCGGCGGGCGAGGCGCAGCTGCTGGCGTTTGCCCGCGTGATCCTGCTCGATCCGGCGGTGATCATCCTCGACGAGCCCAGCAGCCGGCTCGACCCGGCCACCGAGGGCCTGCTGACCGCCGCCATGACCCGGCTGCTCGCGGGGCGCACGGCGATCATCATCGCGCACCGGCTGGACACCGTGGCCCGCGCCGACCGGATTCTGGTGCTGGGCGGGGGCGAGGTGCTCGAAGACGGTGTGCGTGCCGAGCTGGCCCACCTGCCGCGCGGCCACTACGCCGGACTGCTGCAGGCAGGCGTGCTGGACGACGGCGAAGGGGTGCTGGCGTGA